In the genome of Chlamydia buteonis, the window AGCTGCTTCTGTCTTTGTAGGAAGAGTAATTTGATCAGCTGCTGTAACTTTATTGCCTTGGAAGGTAATTGATCCCGTAGCAGCAGTGATGCTGATATCACCGCCATCGGCAATATAAATAGCCCCACCTTTTCCTGAGGAGTTATTAGAGAAAGTGATATTCCCACTAGAGGATAAAACAACTTTCTTAGCGTGAATAGCTCCACCTGTAGTTGTAGAAGAGTTATTATTAAATGTAACTGAAGTATTGCCTGAAATAGTTAAACAGGGATCAGCAGAAGGTTCTGCTTTTTGTGCTATTTTAGCGTTAGTTTCTCCTACTAGTGAGGCTATTTCTGGAGATGGAAGCGTTTGTTTTAAAGGTTGTTTTTCTTGGATGTTATCAAGAGCAGGCAGAGAAGGTGTCGCTGTTAAACAATAAATAGCGCCTCCAGTTCCTGTAGCCGCTACCACCACTGATTCATTGACAATAGCTTTTTCTACGGTGACTGTTGAAGGGGCAGGTATTTGTTGAGCTTGGTTTCCAGAGAAGACAACGTTTTTGTTCCCTGTGATATTGCAGTTGCCATTAACAGAGATCGCCCCGCCTTGATCTTTAGCATTATTGTTCGAGAAAGTGCACGTGCCAGTGTTATTTTCTATAGTTGCTGATCCAGAAACATTGATAGCTCCACCTGCTGTCTTAGAGGAGTTGCTATTAAATGTGATATTAACATTTTGTGTAAGGATAATGTTGGGGGAAGATTCCGCAACAGCTTGTGCTACATCTGCATTATTTGTGGAAGTTTCTCCATTTTTAGCTGTATCTTGACTAGATCCCTCAGTTATAGAAGAAGCATCCGAAGATATTCCTGAATACTTTACTAAAGCCTCTTTGTTAACACTACCTTCAGGATGTGGATTTGCTTTGGTTTTCGTTGATTCTAAACTTTGTCCATTAGCACTAGCTGCTTTTGGACCCACGTAGATTGCGCTATTTGCTTGTGTTTGATCTTGGTTTGTAGCACTAGTAAAAGATAAGTTCTTAAATCCTGAAAATGTTAGTGAAGATCCCGCGCTATTGTTTACGGCAGATCCTCGGGCTGTTACGCTAATATTACTAAAAGTTAAAGAGTGATTTCCTCCAACGAAAGTAAGAGAGCCATCGGTATTGGAGAAACAACTTGCAGAAGTTTCCCCATTAGCTTGCCCTGTTATCGAAGCCGGTGGTGTTTTGGTTTCAGGACTTGGAGCGCTGTTCTCACTTGCAACATCAGATTTTAATGTTTTAGACGAGGTGTAGGGCAATGATGTATTGGGTATTTTTATTGAAACTTCTAAAGTGTTCTTTGCTTCTTTAGTTTCTGTAACTTCGTTATCTGTTTTTGTCTTTTCTTCTGCTTTTGTACTGTCCGCGTCTTTAGAAGATTCTTTATCTTGTGTATTTTCAGAAGTTCCTGAAGCCTCAGTAGGAGACGTGGAATCTCCACTTGTATTCACTACAGGGGATGGCTCCGGTGAAACAGGGCTTGGATGATGATCTGCTCCTGCAGGATCCGTATTATCTTTTGTATCAGAGCCTTGGTCTGCTGATTGAGAACTAGTCTCAATCGTATCTGTATCTTCAGAGTTATTTTGTGATGCAGGAGCTTGAGTTTTGCTTACGTTGATAAATGATACATCACTGTCAAGAGTATAAGTAGTTCCTGTCGAGATAGAGGAATTTTTACATGTAAAAGGCGTTTCGGTAGAATTGCTTCCATTGTAATTATCGTTAGAGCTTAGTGTTTGTTCTCCTGTTTTTAGAGATGCAGAGGATTGGATTATTGCTTTTTCAGTGGCAACGGATGGTAGTGGGAATGTAATCGTTGATGAGATTAACAACCAAGGAATGGAAGACTTCATAACAAGGTTCTTTTGGTGATAAGGAAGATTTCTCCACGCAATAGGTGGTAGAAATTAAAAAATCAAGAGACATTGGAAGAGTGGCAAAAGGAAATGGCTTGGGATATTGAAAATGAAAAATATCAAAAGCCACGCAAAATCTCGCGGCTTTTGAATTTCTCTTTAACTTCTATAAAACTAGGAGAATTATTTTAGGAAGAAATCTCGATTTTCTTAAGAAGGGAGTTTAATTTTTGGGATCGCAATGATGAGATGAATGTCCTTTAGAACAACAATCCCCATTTTGGTGTTTCTTAGAACAACAACCACAAAAACTTATTAAAGAAATAATCCCAGCGATTCCAATAATAATGTAAGTGATTTGTGTTGCTGTTGCACTTGCGCCTCCGCATAGTCGAGCAATAAGGTTTACTTTATGATGAGTTAATCCTATAATTCCTACGTTCAATGCACAAAGAACAACAATAAGAGAGGATAGTCCCCGAACGAGTTTGCCTAGCATTGCTTTTCTCCTAAGTGATGTATATTTAATTCCATCTTTTAATCTTTTTTATAATTTAATAAAGTTTTTTTTTATTCTCAGGCTATTGGGGAGACATTGACTTTTTGTATACAAGGAGTTAAGTTGTGCAAGAAGTTTTTTTTATAAAAACTAAAAGTGAATATTAGCTTCATCGGAATGAAATACCGGGATTAGGAAAATGACACAACCCTATGTAACTAGAGAAGAAATTATTCTTTTGGCGAAGAGTTCAGCTCTGGAATTAAGCGAAGAGCTTATTCAAGAGTATGAAAGTTCTTTGAATGAAGTCATTAAAACTATGGCAGCGTCCATTGCTATGGATGTAACAGACGTGGTTATTGAGGTTGGTTTATCGCATGTTATCAGTCCCGAAGATTTACGAGAAGATATCGTTGCCTCAAGTTTCTCTCGTGAGGAGTTTCTTACTAATGTCCCTGAATCTTTAGGGGGATTAGTAAAAGTACCCACAGTAATTAAGTAGAGATAGCAGTTTTAGGAAGATATGTATCGGAAGAGTGCCTTAGAGTTAAGAAATGCCGTAGTTAGTGGAGAGTCTTCGGCTACAGCAATAGCAAAGTATTTTTATAATAGAATAAAAACAGAAGACAATCAGATAGGAGCTTTTCTTTCTCTTTGTGAAGAAAGAGCCTATGAGAAAGCAGCTATCATAGATGCGAAACGTGCGCGAGGAGAACCTTTGGGGAAACTCGCGGGTGTCCCCATTGGAATAAAAGATAATATTCATATTCGGGGGTTGCGCACTACTTGTGCTTCTAAAATGTTAGAAAACTATACAGCCCCTTTTGATGCTACAGTAGTCGAACGGATAGAGGCTGAAGATGGGGTGATTTTAGGCAAACTCAATATGGATGAGTTTGCCATGGGATCTACAACGCAGTATTCTGCTTTTCATCCTACGAAAAATCCCTGGGATTTATCCTGTGTGCCAGGAGGATCTTCAGGGGGATCTTCCGCAGCAGTTTCTGCAAGATTTTGTCCTATAGCGTTAGGTTCTGATACGGGTGGGTCTATACGTCAGCCAGCGGCATTTTGTGGAGTTGTTGGATTTAAGCCTTCCTATGGAGCGGTGTCCCGTTATGGTTTAGTCGCTTTTGGGTCTTCATTAGATCAGATAGGCCCTTTAACAACAGTTGTTGAAGATGTCGCCCTAGCTATGGACGTATTGGCAGGTAAGGATAACAGGGATGCAACTTCTCAGAAGTTTTTTACAGGGTCTTTCCAAGAGGCGTTGTCTTTAGAAGTTCCGAGTTTGATCGGCGTGCCTATGGGATTTTTAGATGGTTTACGTGATGATGTTAAAGAGAATTTCTTTGCATCTTTAAGTGTTTTAGAGGGTCAGGGTAGCCGCATTGTTGAAGTTGATCTTAACATCTTAGATCACGCTGTGTCTGTTTACTACATTGTAGCTTCTGCAGAAGCTGCAACAAATCTTGCAAGATTTGATGGTATTCGTTACGGCTATCGTGCTCCAGAAGCTCATAGTATAGAAGATATTTATACGATTTCTCGCGTGCAAGGTTTCGGTAAGGAAGTCATGCGTAGGATTCTTTTAGGTAACTATGTGTTATCAGCTGAGCGTCAAAGTGTCTATTATAAGAAAGGATCGGCGATTCGAGTAAAAATCATTCAAGCTTTTCAAAAAGCTTATGAAAAATGTGATGTTATTGCGATGCCAGTATGCTCATGCCCAGCATTCGCCGATGGCGAAATTCTTGATCCTACCTCTTTATATCTCCAGGATATCTATACCGTTGCTATGAACTTAGCCTACCTCCCTGCTATCGCAGTTCCTTCAGGGTTTTCTCGAGAAGGGTTGCCTCTAGGATTTCAGGTGATTGGGCAAAAGGGTAAGGATCAGCAGGTGTGCCAGGTAGGCTATAGCTTCCAAGAACATTCAGGAATTAAAAATTTATACCCTAAAGGATGTAACAAACTTTTTGATGGAGAGGTGAAATAATGAGCAATGTTTATGCTGATTGGGAATCCGTCATAGGTCTTGAAGTCCACGTAGAATTAAACACAGAATCCAAATTATTTAGTTGTGCACGCAACCGTTTTGGAGACGAGCCTAATACAAATATATCTCCTGTATGCACCGGCATGCCGGGGTCACTTCCTGTACTGAATAAAGAGGCTGTGAGAAAGGCAGTTTTATTTGGGTGTGCTGTTGAGGGTGAAGTAGCTTTGCTAAGCCGTTTTGATAGAAAGTCCTATTTTTATCCCGATAGCCCAAGGAATTTTCAAATTACCCAATTTGAACATCCTATTGTGCGAGGAGGACATATAAAAGCTATCGTTCAAGGTGAAGAACGTAGTTTTGAACTTGCTCAAGCGCATATCGAAGATGATGCCGGTATGTTAAAACATTTCGGAGAATTTGCTGGAGTAGATTATAACCGCGCAGGTGTACCTTTAATAGAGATTGTTTCTAAGCCCTGCATGTTTTGTGCTGATGATGCTGTTGCTTATGCCACAGCTCTGGTATCTTTATTAGACTACATAGGCATTTCTGACTGTAATATGGAAGAAGGTTCGGTACGTTTTGATGTAAACATATCAGTACGTCCTAAAGGTAGCGAAGAACTGCGCAATAAAGTAGAGATTAAAAACATGAACTCCTTTGCTTTTATGGCGCAAGCTTTAGAAGCAGAGCGTTGTCGTCAGATTGATGCGTATTTAGAAAATCCAAATAAAGACCCCAAAACTGTTATTCCGGGAGCTACATACCGTTGGGATCCCGAAAAGAAAAAAACAGTGTTGATGCGTCTTAAGGAACGGGCTGAAGATTACAAATATTTCATAGAGCCTGATCTTCCAGTGTTGCAGTTAACAGAAGCTTATATTGACGAAATTCGTAATACGCTTCCTGAGCTCCCTTTTAACAAATACCAAAGGTATTTGCACGAATATACTCTTGCCGAGGACATCGCAGCGATTTTAATTAGTGATAAGCATATTGCCAACTTCTTTGAATTAGCCGCTCGAGAATGTAAAAACTACAGAGCCCTTTCTAATTGGTTAACTGTTGAGTTTGCCGGACGTTGTAAACTCAAGGGTAAGAATCTAGCTTTCTCAGGTATCCTTCCCAGTAGTGTAGCTCAGCTTGTTAATTTTATTGATAAGGGAGTGATTACTGGAAAGATTGCTAAGGATATCGCGGACATGATGATGGAATGTCCTGAAAAGAGTCCTGAGACTATCCTCAAAGAGAATCCTGAAATGTTGCCAATGACAGATGAAAGTGCATTAGTTGCGATCATTTGTGAAGTGATTACCGCGAATCCGCAGTCTGTTATAGACTACAAAAGTGGTAAGACCAAGGCTTTAGGATTTTTAGTTGGACAAATTATGAAACGTACCCAGGGCAAGGCCCCTCCAAATAGGGTGAATGAGCTTTTGCTTGTGGAATTAGGTAAATAATAATTGAAAAATCCAATAGTTTTTCGTATGCTATTGAGTATCTAAGGGAACGAAGGCTCTTTTGAAGTTAAAAACGTCAAAAGAGCTCTTTTATTTTGTCTGAACAGAAATCCAAAAAACTTAATTTTTCTTCTTTCTTTTTTTCCTATTTTGTTTGTTTTCTGGCTCCGAACCTTCCGCATCAGAAGATTCGTCATCGCTACTATGACTCGGATCTTTACTTTGTTGTTCTTCGTCTCTACTACGAGATCTTGTTGAGGATACTGCTTCTATGCGACTTACCCTCCGTGGTGTGGAGGTGAGAGGCCCTGGGCCCACAGGCTCTCCAGCCACAGGCTGACCTAAAGGAACATTCTGTGCAGAAGATGACGATTCCTCTAGAGGTAATGAGGAGGGAGCCTTGTAGTTATAGGAAAATGGATTATATGCGTCATGGAGGAATTCGAAATCACTCTTTAAAAATAGGGGGTGTTCTCTATTTTCTACGGATATAGAGTCGGAATGGGCTTCTGAGACTTCTGAGTGATTTCTAAATGTATGATGAAGTACTCCTTGGGAGTTTTTGCTGATATGTCTATGCCGTGTATGCGTACGATTTTCTTGATCTTCATGCTCACGTCGAGCTTCGGAAGCAAAATCCCGCCTTCTTTCCTGAGAAACACGTCTTACATCCCTTTCAGAAGGCACATTTGGAGTTATAGACTGTTCAGAAATATCTATAACTTTTTGCTGGGCCTTTATTAAAGCTTGAGTTTTAAAGTGTTGGAATGTGACCTTGCTCAATGATACTAAAGCCAGACCTATAGTCATAAAGCCCATAAGGAATTGAGGATTCGCCAGAATAAGCGTACTTCCCCCAACAGTGAAGTATGCTGAGGCAATTAAAGCCGAAGCAATGCCTAGAAGAATAAAGGGTAAAAGGACAGCTGTGATCGTATCGGCAATTTTTTGTGACTTTGGTGTGTTGGCAATATCGGAAACTAGCATAGTCAATCCCAAAGCACCAAAGATAAAGCCGGGAATTAATCCAAATAGTAATAAACCCTGTCCCTGAGAGGCGACAAGAATACCAATGATCGAGATAATAGCAATAGCAATAATCCCTATGTCAAAGGTGTAACGCATCTTAGGATTGCGATCGGGAAGAGAAAGCAGCCTTCCAAAAAATCCTAGGGAAGTCGCTCCGATACGCTTACCAGAGCCGGTATGCGATGCGGGCACTTGATTTCTTGGAATAGGTTGGTGTGATTGCCCTAAAGGATCTAAAGGATTACCCATGTATTTAGCTCTATTTTTTTCTTTGTATAGTCTTTAGTTGTTAAAACAGTTTTAATAATTTAGTTAATAGCTGATAGATTATATTATAAAAGTTATCTTCGTTTAGTTGTGATAATTTTATTCTTTAACTATGTTAATTTCGGGTAAAGATCCTCTCTTTATCAAAACTTCAGGTGAGGACTTTCCAAGATATGACCTAGTAAGAACAAAATGAAAAATTAAACATTTTCGTTTTCTGGAGTTTACGCATCAAGGTTCGCGGCTTCAGAAGAATTTTGCTGGTTAAGTGTCGGCGAGAGTTCTGCGATGGATGGAGAAGAGGCGCTTTCTTCTAAGCTTGCAGTTCTTTTAATCTCTTGAGTTTGTAAAGATTTTACAGGAAATAATCCCCTGTGAATGTTTAAAAGAGTAGCGCTAGCGCCCAGGGCTCCGAAGACACCGATCATAAAGAAAACTACTTGCGGAGAGATCATCACCAAACCGAAAATAGCGCCGATGATCATTGCAGAAACTAGCAAACTAATCACCCAAGCGGTGAAATAAGAAAGAGCTTGGCTACAGTCTCTTGATCGGATGCTTGTTATTATCAAGGTAAGCGGGATTAATATTAAGTTTGAGAATGTCATTAGAGGGAAAGTGATAATTTTAAGTGTACCAAAAATAACAGAGGCTAACACTTCAATGGTCATGGCTGTCTTTGGATATTGTTGAGCTTTATTTTGACAGCGACGCGCTAAAACCCTCTCGGGAAAAGTAGAATCGAAATAAATCTGTGAGCTTTTTTTACAAACTTCACGACAATTCATTTTAACCTTAAAAATGCACTCACATTTTAGAATGCAAACATTTTAAATAGTTTTAAAATTTACTACAATCGAAATTCTAATTTAAATAGATGGTTCTGGAAAGACATCTATAAAAGTATAGAAGTAAAAGTTTTTTTATATATAGTCGGTTTGTGAAAAATAGATGCTTTTTGTTTTCTTCTAAAAAGAAAGCACAGCAGATCCACCAAAGAAAGCCGAAGATTTAAACGGATAATTCGTCACATTATTATTATGGCTATCAGCAAGTGAAATATCACTACCGATAGACCACCCATAAAATAACTTCACGAAGCTTCCTGGCCATGGATAGAGTTTAACATTGCCCTCGATTTCCCGCCCTTGGTATTCAAAGATACCCTCGGAAGAAGGAAGATCATTGGGATGGAGTTTTTTTCTTAATCGAGTGAGGCGATAGGCAGCGCCAAAATCACAAACAGAGGTGCAATTATACTCTACAGAGAAGTTTACCGGATAGATACAGTTGATTGTAAGTTTGTCATTAGGTTTATAAGTGGCACCTAGTAAAGGCCAGGCCTTTTCTTGATGTAGTCCTGTTTCATTAATTACACCAAAAATAACAGATAGTTGTTGTGTAGCTTGGTATTTTCCAGAGAGTACTGCTTGGTATAGGCTATAGCCTGCCTCAATATTTTCCGGATCAATAAGGCTGGACACAACTGCAGACCATTGCCAATTTTTTAATGACAAGGTGTAAACCCCTGCAGACAGCAAGATATAGCTATAATACGATTTCTTTTGGAAGGTATAGTATCCTAAAGAGTTGGGATCTCCAACTACAGGCTGAGCGTCATCCCAAAGGATATGAGCTCCTACATACCCTGTAGAAAAGAGGGCGCCGGTTTGTGATGTGATTGGAAGTGTACAAAGTACAGTTGTGTCAAATTGACGGTAGCCAAGGGATTGATTTGGTAATTTTTTAAAGTCCGCTTTTTCTACTTGTAGGTATTGAGTTTGTAGGGAAAAAGGATGAGATTTAGGAGAGGCTTCACGAGTTTCTTTGTCGATACCGCAAGCATCATGAATAATGTAGATGGGTGTGGAGAGCAGATGACCAGCTAGAGTCATCACATGAAATAACAACTTCAACATATCTCTATTTACAACTCCTACAAGAAACTATCCTCTCAGCAATGTTTTTAAGAAGGAGAGATTGTCCTTTTTTGAAAACGATTATTAACTATTTTGACCTATCTTAATGAAAATTAGACTATACTTTCATAGGATAGATTACTACTCATTTTCACAAGAGTACGTTATAAGTCGATTTTTATTTCTACAGTTTGTACTTTGTTTTCCATATCGCCTTGTTATATATCTGTAGAGCCACAAATTTCATAGAATGTTTTAAAATGCGTCTTACAAACAAGCGATAAAATCTCTTTTCCCTGAGTGTTTAATATGGTTTTCCCTGCAGATTTCACATGAGCAGAGGCTCCTTTAGGTAGCTTTACAGAAAAACGTTGTTCTAGTTTGGTTATAGTATTAATGAAGGCTTCTCTTGCTAGTATAGAGGCTGCGGCAACAACGATATCTTGTTCTGCGCGAACTCTTTGAATTACCGAGATATCAGTGTTTTTTTCTCTTAATGCTTGAAGTAAAATACTTTCTGATGAAGCAAATTGGTCTGAGAT includes:
- a CDS encoding DUF378 domain-containing protein, whose translation is MLGKLVRGLSSLIVVLCALNVGIIGLTHHKVNLIARLCGGASATATQITYIIIGIAGIISLISFCGCCSKKHQNGDCCSKGHSSHHCDPKN
- the gatC gene encoding Asp-tRNA(Asn)/Glu-tRNA(Gln) amidotransferase subunit GatC gives rise to the protein MTQPYVTREEIILLAKSSALELSEELIQEYESSLNEVIKTMAASIAMDVTDVVIEVGLSHVISPEDLREDIVASSFSREEFLTNVPESLGGLVKVPTVIK
- the gatA gene encoding Asp-tRNA(Asn)/Glu-tRNA(Gln) amidotransferase subunit GatA; amino-acid sequence: MYRKSALELRNAVVSGESSATAIAKYFYNRIKTEDNQIGAFLSLCEERAYEKAAIIDAKRARGEPLGKLAGVPIGIKDNIHIRGLRTTCASKMLENYTAPFDATVVERIEAEDGVILGKLNMDEFAMGSTTQYSAFHPTKNPWDLSCVPGGSSGGSSAAVSARFCPIALGSDTGGSIRQPAAFCGVVGFKPSYGAVSRYGLVAFGSSLDQIGPLTTVVEDVALAMDVLAGKDNRDATSQKFFTGSFQEALSLEVPSLIGVPMGFLDGLRDDVKENFFASLSVLEGQGSRIVEVDLNILDHAVSVYYIVASAEAATNLARFDGIRYGYRAPEAHSIEDIYTISRVQGFGKEVMRRILLGNYVLSAERQSVYYKKGSAIRVKIIQAFQKAYEKCDVIAMPVCSCPAFADGEILDPTSLYLQDIYTVAMNLAYLPAIAVPSGFSREGLPLGFQVIGQKGKDQQVCQVGYSFQEHSGIKNLYPKGCNKLFDGEVK
- the gatB gene encoding Asp-tRNA(Asn)/Glu-tRNA(Gln) amidotransferase subunit GatB, coding for MSNVYADWESVIGLEVHVELNTESKLFSCARNRFGDEPNTNISPVCTGMPGSLPVLNKEAVRKAVLFGCAVEGEVALLSRFDRKSYFYPDSPRNFQITQFEHPIVRGGHIKAIVQGEERSFELAQAHIEDDAGMLKHFGEFAGVDYNRAGVPLIEIVSKPCMFCADDAVAYATALVSLLDYIGISDCNMEEGSVRFDVNISVRPKGSEELRNKVEIKNMNSFAFMAQALEAERCRQIDAYLENPNKDPKTVIPGATYRWDPEKKKTVLMRLKERAEDYKYFIEPDLPVLQLTEAYIDEIRNTLPELPFNKYQRYLHEYTLAEDIAAILISDKHIANFFELAARECKNYRALSNWLTVEFAGRCKLKGKNLAFSGILPSSVAQLVNFIDKGVITGKIAKDIADMMMECPEKSPETILKENPEMLPMTDESALVAIICEVITANPQSVIDYKSGKTKALGFLVGQIMKRTQGKAPPNRVNELLLVELGK
- a CDS encoding IncV family inclusion membrane protein — its product is MGNPLDPLGQSHQPIPRNQVPASHTGSGKRIGATSLGFFGRLLSLPDRNPKMRYTFDIGIIAIAIISIIGILVASQGQGLLLFGLIPGFIFGALGLTMLVSDIANTPKSQKIADTITAVLLPFILLGIASALIASAYFTVGGSTLILANPQFLMGFMTIGLALVSLSKVTFQHFKTQALIKAQQKVIDISEQSITPNVPSERDVRRVSQERRRDFASEARREHEDQENRTHTRHRHISKNSQGVLHHTFRNHSEVSEAHSDSISVENREHPLFLKSDFEFLHDAYNPFSYNYKAPSSLPLEESSSSAQNVPLGQPVAGEPVGPGPLTSTPRRVSRIEAVSSTRSRSRDEEQQSKDPSHSSDDESSDAEGSEPENKQNRKKRKKKN
- a CDS encoding DUF5422 family protein translates to MNCREVCKKSSQIYFDSTFPERVLARRCQNKAQQYPKTAMTIEVLASVIFGTLKIITFPLMTFSNLILIPLTLIITSIRSRDCSQALSYFTAWVISLLVSAMIIGAIFGLVMISPQVVFFMIGVFGALGASATLLNIHRGLFPVKSLQTQEIKRTASLEESASSPSIAELSPTLNQQNSSEAANLDA